In one window of Ferriphaselus amnicola DNA:
- a CDS encoding LexA family protein, whose amino-acid sequence MNPLTQFPSIQLPALGVPPIFAPLFSHKVPAGFPSPADDYVEGRLSLDQHLVPHKDSTFFVRAKGSSMIDAGIFDGDLLVVDKSIEPVSGHIVIAVIDSELTVKRLHRQGDQVTLKPENPRFKDIILKEGQELQVWGVVTSTVKKFI is encoded by the coding sequence ATGAATCCTCTGACTCAGTTTCCCTCTATCCAGCTTCCCGCACTCGGTGTGCCACCGATCTTCGCGCCCTTGTTCAGCCATAAAGTTCCGGCTGGATTTCCATCGCCAGCCGATGACTATGTGGAAGGGCGCTTGAGCTTGGATCAGCATCTGGTGCCGCATAAGGACTCCACCTTCTTTGTACGCGCCAAGGGCAGCAGCATGATTGATGCAGGGATCTTCGATGGTGACCTGCTGGTGGTGGACAAGTCCATCGAGCCAGTCAGCGGCCATATCGTCATTGCCGTGATTGATAGCGAACTGACCGTGAAGCGTTTGCACCGTCAAGGTGATCAGGTCACGCTCAAGCCCGAGAATCCTCGATTCAAAGACATCATCCTCAAAGAAGGCCAAGAGCTACAGGTCTGGGGTGTCGTCACCTCCACCGTCAAGAAATTCATCTGA
- the mazF gene encoding endoribonuclease MazF, whose translation MVSRFVPEAGDIVWLEFSPQAGHEQAGHRPALVLSSASYNGKTGTMLCCPMTTQIKGYPFEVIIHAKGVSGAVLSDQVKNLDWRARKATPKGKATVEELDEVRAKISALLGL comes from the coding sequence ATGGTCTCTAGGTTTGTGCCAGAAGCTGGCGACATAGTCTGGCTTGAGTTCTCGCCACAGGCAGGGCACGAGCAGGCTGGACATCGCCCCGCATTGGTATTGAGTTCTGCATCCTATAACGGAAAAACCGGCACCATGTTGTGCTGTCCAATGACTACTCAGATCAAAGGCTACCCGTTTGAGGTTATCATTCATGCAAAGGGTGTCAGCGGCGCGGTGCTGTCTGACCAAGTGAAGAATCTTGACTGGCGTGCACGTAAAGCAACACCGAAAGGAAAAGCCACTGTCGAAGAGTTAGACGAGGTACGCGCGAAAATCTCTGCGCTGCTCGGTTTATAA
- a CDS encoding Y-family DNA polymerase, giving the protein MPIALVDCNNFYVSCERAFNPKLEGKPVVVLSNNDGCAVARSNEVKALGIKMGEPWFKMEKFAKQHGIIALSSNYALYGDMSARVMSILSNFSPRQEMYSIDECFLDLAGFPEESLIAYGLTIRQTIKRHTGLPVCVGIASTKTLAKLANHCAKKGLAGEEGVCDFGRLSDDELGTVFSSLPVNEVWGVGRRITEKLQSMGIHTVQALRTSSPELIRQRFSIVLERTVLELNGVSCIELDQVGVPQQQILVSRSFGQTVTALDDLMESISFFTTRAAEKLRRDGSVAGNVCVYVRTNPFKESDPQYDRSIVVPIIATDDTSKLTHAAMTGLKAIYRIGYQYKKSGVMLMALEPKGQQQGSLFDDVAEDGRADQRMKVMDAINQRMGKGSITLASSGIKQRWAMRRENKSPNYTTEWGELPVVM; this is encoded by the coding sequence ATGCCCATCGCCTTGGTCGATTGCAACAACTTCTACGTTTCTTGTGAGCGGGCATTCAATCCCAAGCTCGAAGGCAAGCCCGTGGTCGTGCTCTCCAACAACGATGGCTGTGCCGTGGCGCGTTCCAATGAGGTGAAGGCGCTCGGCATCAAGATGGGCGAACCGTGGTTCAAGATGGAGAAGTTCGCCAAGCAGCACGGCATCATCGCACTGTCCAGCAACTACGCTCTGTATGGCGATATGTCTGCACGAGTCATGTCCATCCTATCCAACTTCTCACCCCGGCAGGAGATGTACTCCATCGATGAATGTTTCCTTGACCTAGCGGGCTTCCCAGAAGAGAGCCTGATTGCCTACGGACTGACCATTCGGCAAACCATCAAACGTCATACCGGCTTGCCCGTGTGTGTCGGCATTGCCTCCACCAAGACCTTGGCCAAGCTGGCCAACCACTGTGCCAAAAAGGGACTGGCAGGCGAGGAGGGCGTATGTGACTTCGGGAGACTGAGTGACGATGAGCTCGGCACTGTGTTCTCTAGCCTACCCGTCAATGAGGTATGGGGCGTGGGTCGGCGCATCACCGAAAAGTTACAAAGCATGGGCATCCATACCGTTCAGGCATTGCGCACCAGCAGCCCTGAACTCATCCGACAACGCTTCTCCATCGTGCTTGAGCGCACCGTCCTCGAACTTAACGGCGTGTCATGTATCGAGCTGGATCAGGTGGGAGTCCCACAGCAACAGATACTGGTATCACGTTCATTCGGCCAGACCGTCACCGCACTGGATGACCTGATGGAGTCCATCTCCTTCTTCACTACCCGTGCAGCAGAGAAACTGCGCCGGGATGGTTCAGTAGCAGGTAATGTTTGCGTCTATGTCCGTACCAACCCGTTCAAAGAATCCGACCCTCAGTACGACCGCTCCATCGTCGTACCCATCATCGCTACCGATGACACCTCCAAGCTGACCCATGCTGCCATGACCGGACTGAAGGCGATCTACCGGATTGGTTATCAGTACAAAAAGTCAGGCGTGATGCTGATGGCGCTTGAACCCAAAGGCCAGCAGCAAGGAAGTCTGTTCGATGATGTCGCTGAGGATGGCCGAGCAGACCAACGCATGAAAGTGATGGATGCGATCAATCAGCGCATGGGGAAGGGGAGTATCACGCTTGCCTCATCTGGCATCAAGCAGCGATGGGCGATGCGTCGAGAAAACAAGTCGCCGAACTATACGACGGAGTGGGGGGAGTTGCCGGTGGTGATGTAG
- a CDS encoding AbrB/MazE/SpoVT family DNA-binding domain-containing protein: protein MEVIVKKWGNSAAVRIPAAIMLAAHVDLDQSVDVREEQGRIVIEPVRRKVFKLEELLGGITEKNLHHLVDAGVPVGKEVW from the coding sequence ATGGAAGTCATCGTAAAGAAGTGGGGTAACAGCGCTGCGGTTCGCATACCGGCGGCTATCATGCTGGCAGCACATGTTGACTTAGATCAGTCGGTCGATGTCCGTGAAGAGCAGGGGCGTATCGTCATCGAGCCAGTGCGACGCAAAGTATTCAAATTGGAGGAGCTGCTGGGTGGCATTACAGAGAAAAACCTTCATCACCTAGTTGATGCGGGAGTTCCAGTGGGCAAGGAGGTCTGGTAA